The Flavobacterium sp. 140616W15 sequence TATTGGGGGATCTTCTTTGTATTTCTTCGGTCAATTGGCAGCGCCAATTATTACAGGGAAAGATAAAGAAAGCGATTTGAAAATAAATCAATTTGGTTTAACTCTATCAGGTGGATTTGATTACTTCGTAACAAAATACTTCTCAGTTGAGTTTTCTTATAATTTAGCGAATTTCACATCTACAACTTTAGATCCAAAAGATGGTTCTAAAACGACTGTAACTAATTTTGGATTAGCGCATATGGCAAATGTTGATTCAGCTTATGCTGTTGGTGGTGCAAACTTAACAACACCACTTGCTGTTGGATTTAAATTCATATTCTAAATTATAGAAGGATTATTTTAATTTCAATTTAGTAATTTTGTAAAAAAGAAAGACCGTACTTTTTGTAGTACGGTCTTTTTGTTATTATTAAAAAAAAAATATAAAATGCAAAATCAAGATAAAAATCCTTTACACGGAATAACACTTCAAGCAATACTCGAAAAATTAGTTGGTTACTATGGGTTTGATACTTTAGGTGAATTAATACCGATTAAATGTTTTACTTCAAATCCTAGTATAAAATCTAGTTTAACTTTCTTAAGAAAAACAGATTGGGCTAGGAAAAAAGTAGAGGATTTATATATTAAATCAATTCCTAAATTTCCAGTATAGATTAATTTAATTTATATGAAATCATTACGCCACCTCCATAAGGAAGCCATTCACCACTTTTGTTA is a genomic window containing:
- a CDS encoding outer membrane beta-barrel protein, which produces MKKILTLASIVLMGLTVKAQEVDQGLKGAWFVTSQFGYQQTKTDDVKHTNLSVIPIVGTFITPSVAVGAGLGYINMKSESDAGTAAKTDLIVIQPLARKYWNIGGSSLYFFGQLAAPIITGKDKESDLKINQFGLTLSGGFDYFVTKYFSVEFSYNLANFTSTTLDPKDGSKTTVTNFGLAHMANVDSAYAVGGANLTTPLAVGFKFIF
- a CDS encoding VF530 family DNA-binding protein; translated protein: MQNQDKNPLHGITLQAILEKLVGYYGFDTLGELIPIKCFTSNPSIKSSLTFLRKTDWARKKVEDLYIKSIPKFPV